A region of the Sphingobium yanoikuyae genome:
GCCCGCCGACGAAGAACCGATCCTGCCCGACGACGAGTTCAACGCGCGCCTGCCCGGCGCCGGCAACGTCGACGACAAGGCTAGCAATAGCGGGACCGACAGCAAGGCCCCCTTGCCCTCGATCGACGACTGGCTGGACCAGCAGATGCCGGCCCAGGGCGGTTCCCAAGGCAGCGCGCCGGCCAGCGGCACGGCACCCGCGACCGGCGCCGAACTGCCCCCCGCCACCGAGCCGCCGGTCGAAACCGAACTGGCCCAGCCGCTGCCCGCGCTCGACAGCGTGACCGTGCCGGAAAATGTCGCCGATGATGACAGCGACGAAAAGATGCCCGAGGTCCGCTACGCGACCCAGCTTGACGGTTTCGGCAAGACCGGCCTGGAGGATGAATTCCGCGCCGCGTCAGCCCTGGTCGACGGCAAGGGCAAGGCCGAGACCGCATCAATGGTGCAGCAGCGCGCCCAGGCCGACGAGCAACTGGCGGTGCGGCTGTTCCATTCGGAAGGCTATTATGATGCCACCGCCCTCGCCTCGCTCGACCAGCAGCAGGATGGCACGCTGAAGGCGATCCTGTCGGTAACGCCGGGCAAGCGCTACAAGATCAACGAGATCGTCATCCATGCGCCCGAGACGATCCCGCCCGGCCTGATCCGCGACAGCCTGACCTTGAAGACCGGCGATTATATCGTCGCCACTGCGGTCGAGGCGGCGGAGGCCAATGTCGCGCTCAAGCTGCCGGAGCATGGTTATGCCTTCGCCAGGATCGGCGACCGCGACATCTTGCTCGATCCCGCGACCGTGACCGGCGACTATACCCTGCCGGTCGAGCCGGGCCCGCGCGGCACATTCCGCACCATTACCACCAGCGGCGAGAAGCAGGCGTTCGGCGCAGACCATATGGCGGTGATCGCCCGCTTCGACAAAGGCGACCTTTATGACAGCCGCAAGGTCGACGATCTGCGCAAGGCGCTGGTCGCGACCGGCCTGTTCGCCAGCGTCGCGGTCGATCCGGTCCAGACCGGCGAGCCCGGCCCGGATGGCACCGAATATGTCGACCTGCATGTCGATCAGGAAGCCGGCCCGGCCCGGCGGCTGGCCGGCGAACTGGGCTATGGCACCGGACAGGGCTTCCGCGCCGAAGGCAGCTGGACCCATCGCAACTTGTTCCCGCCCGAAGGCGCCCTGATCGCCAGCGTCATCGCCGGCACCCAGGAACAGGGCGTATCGGGCACCTTCCGCCGGTCCAATGCGGGCAAGCGCGACAAGACCTTCCAGGCCGGCGCCGGCGTCAACCACCAGAAATATGACGCCTATGAAGCCTTCACCCTGGGCCTCAACGCCAGCTGGTCGCGCCAGTCGACACCGATCTTCCAGAAGCGCTGGACCTATACCTATGGCGGCGAAATCCTGCTTTCGAACGAAAATACCACGATCGACGAAAGCGGCGAAAACAAGCGGCTGACCTATTTCATCGGCGCACTGCCGGTGCAGGTCGGCTATGACCGCTCCAACGACCTGCTCAACCCCACCAGCGGCTTCCGCGCCAATCTGCGCGTATCGCCCGAGGCGTCCCTGCAGGGCAATGTCTCGCCCTATGTCCGCGCCAGCTTCGACCTGGCCGGCTATTATCCGATTTCCGACAGTTTCGTGCTGGCGGCGCGGACCAAGATCGGCATGATCAACGGCGTCGCCCGCGACGATGTCGCGCCTTCGCGGCGCATCTATGCCGGCGGTGGCGGGTCGGTGCGCGGCTATGGCTATCAGGAACTGGGGCCAAAGGACGCGAACAATGATCCGATCGGCGGCCGATCGGTCAATGAATTTGCGGTCGAGGGCCGCTATCGCTTCGGCAATTATGGCGTCGTCGCCTTCGTCGATGCGGGTCAGGTCTATGAAAGCCAGATCCCGCAATTTTCCGACATCCGCTATGGCGTGGGCCTGGGCGGACGTTTCTACACCAATTTCGGACCCTTCCGCGCAGATATAGCCATGCCGATCAACCGCCAGCCCGGCGAATCCAAATTCGCCCTCTACATCGGTATCGGACAGGCCTTCTGATGGCGGCAGATACCCCTCCCCCCGCGCCCGAAGCGACCGAGTCCGTGGTGATCCGCCAGGGCCGCCCGCTGTGGCAGAAGATCGCCATCGGCCTGGCCGGCCTGATCGTCGGGCTGGTGGTGCTGGTCGCGGGCCTGCTGCTGTTCCTCGATACCCAGCCGGGCAAGAGTTTCCTCATCAAGCAGATCGCCGCGCTCAAGATGGAATCGGGCATGGGGATCGAGGTCGGCCGGATCGAGGGATCGATCTATAGCGACATGACCATCCACGACCTGATCCTGCGCGATCCCAAGGGCGTGTTCGCGGTCAGCCCCAGGGTCCATGTCGTCTGGCGCCCGTTCCGCTACCTCCAGAACCATATTTCGGTGCAAAATCTGGAAAGCCCGCTGGTGGTGCTGGCGCGCAGCCCGCAATTCAACCAGACCCCGACCGATCCCAATGCGCCGATCCTGCCCGACCTCGACATCGACGTCGACCGGATGCGGCTCGACCGTTTCCTGCTCGCCAAGCCGGTGATCGGCCAGAAGCGCGAGATCGCGATCGACAGCGTCGTCCATATCGCTGACGGCCGCGCCCAGCTGTCCGCCAATGCGGTGGTCGACAGCGGCGATCGGCTGCAGGCGAAGCTGGACGCGGTGCCGGCACAGAATCGCCTGGCGATGAGCGGCACGCTGACCGCGCCCAAGGGCGGCGTGATCGCGGCGATGAGCGGCCTGCCCGACGGCATGACCGCCTCGCTCGACGGCAAGGGCACCTGGCAGGCCTGGAACGGCAAGCTGATCGCCACCACGCCCAAGGGCGAACTGGCCAATATCGCGCTCGCCGCCCGCGACGGCAGCTTCACCGCCAAGGGGCCGCTGCGCCCCGGCCTCGTCTATGGCGACATTGCCGACCGGCTGACCCGGCCGCAGCTCGACGTCGACCTGTTCGCCGGCCTCAACGAACGGCGCGTCAACCTCAAGGGGTCGCTGCGCTCGCCCGCCATGTCGGCCGATGCGCAAGGTCTGGTGG
Encoded here:
- a CDS encoding BamA/TamA family outer membrane protein; the encoded protein is MKKRQARYVRHALGMIMAAASPLPLMAQTVPASAPSTTAPADEEPILPDDEFNARLPGAGNVDDKASNSGTDSKAPLPSIDDWLDQQMPAQGGSQGSAPASGTAPATGAELPPATEPPVETELAQPLPALDSVTVPENVADDDSDEKMPEVRYATQLDGFGKTGLEDEFRAASALVDGKGKAETASMVQQRAQADEQLAVRLFHSEGYYDATALASLDQQQDGTLKAILSVTPGKRYKINEIVIHAPETIPPGLIRDSLTLKTGDYIVATAVEAAEANVALKLPEHGYAFARIGDRDILLDPATVTGDYTLPVEPGPRGTFRTITTSGEKQAFGADHMAVIARFDKGDLYDSRKVDDLRKALVATGLFASVAVDPVQTGEPGPDGTEYVDLHVDQEAGPARRLAGELGYGTGQGFRAEGSWTHRNLFPPEGALIASVIAGTQEQGVSGTFRRSNAGKRDKTFQAGAGVNHQKYDAYEAFTLGLNASWSRQSTPIFQKRWTYTYGGEILLSNENTTIDESGENKRLTYFIGALPVQVGYDRSNDLLNPTSGFRANLRVSPEASLQGNVSPYVRASFDLAGYYPISDSFVLAARTKIGMINGVARDDVAPSRRIYAGGGGSVRGYGYQELGPKDANNDPIGGRSVNEFAVEGRYRFGNYGVVAFVDAGQVYESQIPQFSDIRYGVGLGGRFYTNFGPFRADIAMPINRQPGESKFALYIGIGQAF